From Cellulomonas fimi ATCC 484, a single genomic window includes:
- a CDS encoding copper resistance CopC family protein codes for MPRTARRPGPRPHGHHAPAAARVPSPTTPPSAGAHRPGSARRAAAGLLVTLVLAALALVGAPAAQAHNVLRSTDPADGTTLPFAPDRVVLTFDAAATALGTEVVVTAADGRVVSSGAPTLADATVTQPLAGELPAGAYTVLWRVTSVDGHPVEGAFGFVATAATVAGTGGAPVPTPTPTPTATAAATPAPTATAGEDAASPVPTATTGPTEDPQGSAVAGPLLVGIGGALVLAGGVAAGYLLRRRPADGTPTPTAGGADGPPDGRGPEGPTD; via the coding sequence ATGCCTCGTACCGCCCGCCGTCCCGGCCCGCGCCCGCACGGGCACCACGCGCCGGCAGCCGCCCGTGTGCCGAGCCCGACCACGCCGCCGTCGGCCGGTGCGCACCGCCCGGGCAGCGCCCGGCGTGCGGCGGCCGGGCTGCTCGTGACGCTCGTGCTCGCGGCGCTCGCCCTCGTCGGTGCCCCGGCCGCGCAGGCGCACAACGTGCTGCGCTCGACGGACCCCGCCGACGGCACGACGCTCCCGTTCGCCCCCGACCGCGTCGTCCTGACGTTCGACGCCGCAGCGACGGCGCTCGGCACGGAGGTCGTCGTGACCGCCGCCGACGGCCGGGTGGTGAGCAGCGGCGCCCCGACGCTCGCCGACGCCACCGTCACGCAGCCCCTGGCCGGCGAGCTGCCCGCCGGCGCGTACACCGTGCTGTGGCGCGTCACGTCCGTCGACGGCCACCCCGTCGAGGGGGCGTTCGGCTTCGTCGCGACCGCGGCGACCGTCGCCGGGACCGGCGGGGCGCCCGTGCCGACGCCGACGCCCACGCCGACCGCGACCGCCGCCGCGACACCGGCCCCCACCGCCACGGCCGGCGAGGACGCCGCGTCGCCGGTCCCGACGGCCACGACCGGCCCGACGGAGGACCCGCAGGGGTCCGCGGTCGCCGGGCCGCTGCTCGTCGGCATCGGCGGAGCGCTGGTCCTCGCCGGTGGCGTCGCCGCCGGGTACCTGCTGCGGCGCCGTCCCGCCGACGGCACGCCCACGCCGACCGCGGGCGGTGCGGACGGTCCGCCCGACGGCCGCGGTCCCGAGGGCCCGACCGACTGA
- a CDS encoding cytochrome c oxidase assembly protein: MSSTPVRGGARTPGAPGPSDASPRPDGVVPAPGEDGADGRRAGRPVATRVAVLLAAALVCVVAGIAFTGAVAPRLVADPGAAVRWGLPVATTVSELAGAVALGALFLAVCVLPRRVPAAVGAARVPAPGTPHADGRAYPRSLLVAAWAAGAWTLASLAHLVVTYANVAGRAVGSAQFGQELGVFVTEIELGRTLLLVTTAAAVVTVLSLVVATPTGAAWTAVVVLVALYQQAQLGHAAGASGHDLATSSMVVHLVGAAIWVGALAALAVLVRWVGTDLSASVARYSVVAGWCLVAVAGSGLVNGLLRTAGWSDLTTSYGVLLLVKVALLGALGLLGLAHRRAVIPRLAGGASGTSSTAGGLFWRLVLVELAVMGAVSGVAVALGATAPPVPEEPPADPSPAYRLTGHPLPPEPTTLRWLTEWRWDLLLAGAALAGLVVYWRWVLRLRRRGDSWPWLRTASWTVGLLLFAWTTSGAPALYGHVLFSAHMIQHMVLAMVVPIFIALSAPVTLALRALPVRSTRLRDDASRGPREWILVLVHSRVGSFLAHPLVAAVNFAGSMVLFYYTGLFEWSLRSPVGHLAMVVHFSAAGYLFVNSLVGVDPGPTRLAYPQRLLTLFATMAFHAFFGVALVSGETLLVADWFGLMGRPWGPSALADQQVGGAITWGIGEIPTLALAIGVGYAWARDDERTARRRDRRVDREGDVELDEYNAMLSGLAARDGGRPAGPAPQTGPAGPPADASSD; this comes from the coding sequence ATGAGCAGCACCCCGGTGCGCGGCGGCGCGCGGACACCCGGCGCGCCGGGACCGTCCGACGCGTCGCCGCGTCCCGACGGGGTCGTCCCCGCCCCCGGTGAGGACGGCGCGGACGGCCGCCGGGCCGGGCGCCCCGTCGCGACCCGGGTGGCGGTCCTCCTGGCCGCCGCGCTCGTCTGCGTCGTCGCGGGCATCGCCTTCACGGGAGCCGTCGCGCCGCGGCTCGTCGCCGACCCGGGTGCGGCCGTGCGGTGGGGCCTGCCCGTCGCGACGACGGTGAGCGAGCTCGCGGGGGCGGTGGCCCTCGGTGCGCTGTTCCTCGCGGTGTGCGTTCTGCCACGCCGGGTGCCGGCCGCCGTGGGGGCGGCGCGCGTTCCGGCTCCCGGCACCCCGCACGCCGACGGTCGCGCCTACCCGCGCAGCCTCCTCGTCGCCGCGTGGGCCGCCGGCGCATGGACGCTGGCCTCGCTCGCGCACCTCGTCGTCACCTACGCGAACGTCGCCGGCCGCGCCGTCGGCAGCGCGCAGTTCGGCCAGGAGCTGGGCGTGTTCGTCACCGAGATCGAGCTCGGTCGCACCCTGCTCCTCGTCACCACCGCCGCAGCCGTCGTCACGGTGCTGTCGCTCGTCGTCGCCACGCCCACCGGGGCCGCCTGGACGGCCGTCGTCGTGCTCGTCGCCCTCTACCAGCAGGCGCAGCTCGGGCACGCCGCCGGAGCGTCGGGCCACGACCTCGCGACCTCCTCGATGGTCGTGCACCTCGTCGGGGCGGCGATCTGGGTGGGGGCGCTCGCGGCGCTCGCCGTGCTCGTCCGGTGGGTCGGCACCGACCTGTCCGCGTCCGTCGCGCGGTACTCCGTCGTCGCCGGCTGGTGCCTCGTCGCGGTCGCCGGCTCCGGGCTGGTCAACGGGCTGCTCCGCACGGCCGGCTGGTCGGACCTCACCACGTCCTACGGCGTCCTGCTGCTCGTCAAGGTCGCGCTGCTCGGCGCCCTCGGCCTGCTGGGCCTCGCGCACCGGCGCGCCGTCATCCCGCGTCTGGCCGGCGGTGCGTCCGGCACGTCGTCGACGGCGGGGGGCCTGTTCTGGCGGCTCGTGCTCGTCGAGCTCGCGGTGATGGGGGCGGTGTCCGGCGTCGCCGTCGCGCTCGGCGCCACCGCGCCGCCCGTGCCCGAGGAGCCGCCCGCCGACCCGTCGCCCGCCTACCGCCTGACCGGGCACCCCCTCCCGCCCGAGCCCACGACGCTGCGCTGGCTCACCGAGTGGCGCTGGGACCTGCTGCTCGCGGGCGCCGCCCTCGCCGGGCTCGTCGTCTACTGGCGGTGGGTGCTGCGGCTGCGGCGTCGCGGCGACTCCTGGCCGTGGCTGCGCACCGCGTCGTGGACCGTCGGGCTGCTCCTCTTCGCGTGGACGACGTCCGGGGCGCCCGCCCTGTACGGGCACGTGCTGTTCAGCGCGCACATGATCCAGCACATGGTCCTGGCGATGGTCGTGCCGATCTTCATCGCCCTGTCCGCGCCCGTGACCCTCGCGCTGCGCGCCCTGCCGGTCCGGTCGACCCGGCTGCGGGACGACGCCTCCCGCGGCCCGCGCGAGTGGATCCTCGTGCTGGTCCACAGCCGCGTGGGGTCGTTCCTCGCGCACCCGCTCGTCGCCGCCGTGAACTTCGCCGGCTCGATGGTGCTCTTCTACTACACCGGCCTGTTCGAGTGGTCGCTGCGCTCCCCGGTGGGCCACCTCGCGATGGTCGTGCACTTCAGCGCCGCCGGGTACCTGTTCGTCAACAGCCTCGTCGGCGTCGACCCCGGCCCCACACGGCTCGCGTACCCGCAGCGGCTCCTCACCCTGTTCGCCACGATGGCGTTCCACGCGTTCTTCGGGGTCGCGCTGGTGTCCGGGGAGACGCTGCTCGTCGCCGACTGGTTCGGGCTCATGGGCCGTCCGTGGGGACCGAGCGCGCTCGCGGACCAGCAGGTCGGCGGGGCGATCACGTGGGGCATCGGCGAGATCCCGACGCTCGCCCTGGCCATCGGCGTGGGCTACGCCTGGGCGCGTGACGACGAGCGGACCGCGCGCCGCCGCGACCGCCGGGTGGACCGCGAGGGGGACGTCGAGCTCGACGAGTACAACGCGATGCTGTCGGGCCTGGCGGCCCGCGACGGCGGCCGTCCCGCCGGACCGGCCCCCCAGACCGGCCCGGCCGGTCCGCCGGCCGACGCGTCGTCGGACTGA